From a single Granulicella aggregans genomic region:
- a CDS encoding glycoside hydrolase family 13 protein → MDLYPARQRLCRSARALRRSAITALAVAAIASLPLTLGIAGAQTNPASGDPWWKHAVVYEIYPRSFQDSNGDGVGDLNGITQRMGYLQGLGVDAIWIAPMYPSPQKDFGYDISDYEAVDPQYGTLADFDKLVAEGKKHDVRVVLDMVLNHTSDKSQWFIDSASSRTNPKHDWYVWNDGIAADSPGLTAIQKKNEHEGKVPPNNWVSIFGGTPWEWVPAVHQFYYHEFEKEQPDLNWRNPVVEKACFDAMRFWLDRGVAGFRLDAIPTLFEDPQLRNEPETGGTNAYGDANVSDIYTSNLPEVHDVIRRMRAMVATYPGDRVLIGETYLPNTAELDKWYGGEAKDELQLPMDMLIGMNGDHAKLDVAKFRQHLEEVQTQVHGSQPLIVFDNHDNMRAIDRYGDGVHNGDINKLLATMLFTTKATALMYYGEELGMPTTVPTRKEDVRDPTGLNGWPKEKGRDGERTPMQWTPGPQAGFSTNPKTWLPIPASYKTINVAVESKEPDSQLEWFKKLIELRRTSSALRDGKMTMLDTSNNDVLSYVRSTGSGAAVVVAMNCTAEAKTISLDVSGAGVAGTKVKTLATDAVSLKSTSTLTNVTLPPFASWVVSVE, encoded by the coding sequence ATGGACCTGTACCCTGCCCGCCAGCGCCTGTGTCGCAGTGCGCGCGCGCTGCGCCGCTCGGCCATAACGGCGCTCGCAGTTGCCGCAATTGCCTCTCTGCCCCTGACCTTGGGGATTGCCGGGGCGCAGACGAACCCCGCCAGTGGCGATCCCTGGTGGAAGCATGCCGTGGTCTATGAGATCTACCCGCGCTCGTTCCAGGATTCGAATGGTGATGGCGTGGGAGACCTGAACGGCATTACGCAGCGCATGGGTTACCTGCAGGGCCTGGGAGTGGATGCGATCTGGATCGCGCCGATGTATCCGTCACCCCAGAAGGATTTTGGTTACGACATCTCGGACTATGAGGCGGTCGATCCGCAGTACGGTACGCTGGCGGACTTCGACAAGCTCGTTGCCGAGGGCAAGAAGCACGACGTGCGGGTGGTGCTGGACATGGTGTTGAACCATACCTCCGACAAGAGCCAGTGGTTTATCGATTCGGCTAGCTCGCGCACCAACCCGAAGCATGACTGGTATGTGTGGAACGACGGCATCGCAGCCGACTCCCCGGGTCTGACTGCGATTCAGAAGAAAAACGAACATGAGGGCAAAGTTCCGCCGAACAACTGGGTGTCGATCTTTGGCGGCACTCCCTGGGAGTGGGTGCCGGCAGTGCACCAGTTTTACTATCACGAATTTGAGAAGGAGCAGCCGGACCTGAACTGGCGCAATCCGGTGGTGGAGAAGGCCTGCTTCGATGCGATGCGCTTCTGGCTGGACCGCGGTGTGGCAGGGTTCCGGCTGGACGCGATTCCGACGCTGTTTGAAGACCCGCAGCTTCGGAATGAGCCTGAGACAGGGGGAACGAATGCCTATGGCGACGCGAATGTAAGCGACATCTATACCAGCAATCTGCCGGAGGTGCATGACGTGATCCGGCGAATGCGGGCGATGGTTGCTACCTATCCGGGCGACCGGGTGTTGATCGGCGAGACGTATCTGCCGAATACCGCGGAGCTGGATAAGTGGTACGGCGGCGAGGCCAAGGATGAGTTGCAGCTTCCTATGGACATGCTGATCGGGATGAATGGCGACCACGCAAAGCTCGACGTGGCGAAGTTCCGGCAGCATCTTGAAGAGGTGCAGACGCAGGTGCATGGGTCGCAGCCGCTGATCGTCTTCGACAACCACGACAATATGCGCGCGATCGATCGCTATGGCGATGGTGTGCATAACGGCGACATCAACAAGCTGCTGGCGACGATGCTCTTTACGACCAAGGCGACGGCGCTGATGTACTACGGCGAAGAGCTGGGGATGCCGACGACGGTGCCAACGCGCAAGGAAGATGTTCGCGATCCGACCGGCTTGAACGGATGGCCGAAGGAGAAGGGCCGCGATGGCGAGCGCACGCCGATGCAGTGGACGCCGGGGCCGCAGGCGGGGTTCAGTACAAATCCGAAGACGTGGCTGCCGATTCCTGCAAGCTACAAGACGATCAACGTTGCGGTGGAGTCGAAGGAGCCGGACTCGCAGCTTGAGTGGTTCAAGAAGCTGATTGAGCTGCGCCGCACATCTTCTGCACTGCGCGATGGAAAGATGACGATGCTGGATACGAGCAACAACGACGTGCTCTCCTACGTGCGTTCGACCGGGTCGGGAGCGGCGGTGGTGGTGGCGATGAACTGCACGGCGGAGGCGAAGACGATCTCGCTGGACGTGAGCGGCGCGGGTGTTGCCGGGACCAAGGTGAAGACGCTGGCGACGGATGCGGTTTCGCTGAAGTCAACGAGCACGCTGACGAACGTCACGCTGCCACCGTTTGCGAGTTGGGTTGTGAGCGTGGAGTAG
- a CDS encoding TonB-dependent receptor yields the protein MRSKFQYLKLSLAVGAVAILLASGHSALAQAIFGQIAGTVTDSTGAAIPNATVVVSDVAKGTSITVTSNGDGQFTAGHLIPDIYSVKVSAQGFKGFEQKGLEVHADDSLNVAAVLTIGASDQVVEVSADQVPQLKTDRADVATTFEAAEIGELPIPDHNFTNLQLLLPGAVQLGWAHAASENPQGSKQIQIDGQAFGGVNYTLDGTDNQDAILGIIVVNPNSESMSEVKIATQNFDAEFGKAVASVQTVQTKSGTNAFHGTVFDNRESNANLARDPFTVSKAAGYPGGLKNQFGGSIGGPVLKDKIFFFGDYQGVRQKVGGSGVGSVPSLLALKSCTGAELASNGSAGCDFSEYGPGGASNFNHQIYDNSTGTPVAFQGNIIPLSKVSPQALNLFKLLLAGGYTPNTPGSNNGYANNYAGTGTGAFNSNQWDVRGDATLNQRVHVFGRFSRFTDTLTGASLFGPAGGPGLGIAGYGGVSTGANDSLALGTDVVVNSKLVTDVRLGYFRYNIITHKNDPGSSNLPFLGENVNGPAANQAITTNYGTPDINIADLNVTGFSAGPNNGQNTGAQFGTGLNMNHCNCPLKEKEDQFQIVNNWTKTIGNHSIKFGADIRYARNLRVPSDADRTGVNNFGNGPTSDGVSGGGLGWATYILGDVTSFNRYASTSTNAKEFQPRDFFYGQDTWRATPKLTINAGLRYEYYAPERVNGNGNGALLNLQTGYINVAGEGGIPLNMGVAAAKNTYNPRMGVAYQFNDKTVIRAGYGRSFDLGVFGSDFGHVVTQNIPVLANQSFSGSGGNTSYAFNLSDPTNTTIPGEASPVKNATSPLSDYTPPAANTAGQIPITETLPGTATATNPLGASIGSSVSVKARPFTERLPTLDAWNIAVQRSLTPTMSIEVAYVGNKGSHTLSDGDGNNTDPNESAITLPAQYSPTGSALHYDPAGGTCYPVSATCTTVGPTTANPGNQLLIPASGATANPTLLQRYTNGTLPACGGGPCGWTQGISYYGDDQDTHYNALQTKFTKTYTHGLSINLNYAYAHASDAASAFSTWNKQAVIGNDSAVRRSAFTAYGFYKLPFGHGAQFLGHSNAIVNYLVEGWEYSPVFQWQSGLPYSLSFSTCSNYVPEPSGRNGAPCQPNGSTSGIKTGIQGTPGQGNLYFFRSVLSASDLTAGKNLCNATSVSGGFTCPGLDTIGNIRRNSVFGPHFFNADMSISKNITFKERYVAQFRMDAYNAFNHINLGNPNGTIDAALNSAGSIGGGPFPAGLGGTTNPRQLQFTLHFQF from the coding sequence ATGAGAAGTAAGTTTCAATATCTGAAGTTGTCGCTCGCTGTGGGCGCGGTCGCCATTCTTCTGGCCTCCGGACACAGTGCGCTGGCACAAGCAATCTTTGGACAGATTGCCGGAACGGTAACCGATTCCACCGGTGCTGCCATTCCCAATGCGACCGTCGTCGTAAGCGATGTCGCCAAAGGAACGTCCATCACGGTTACCAGCAACGGCGATGGCCAATTCACCGCCGGTCACCTTATTCCCGATATCTACAGCGTTAAGGTAAGCGCCCAGGGATTCAAAGGATTCGAGCAGAAAGGCCTTGAGGTTCACGCCGACGACTCCCTGAACGTCGCTGCTGTCCTGACCATCGGCGCATCCGACCAGGTCGTTGAGGTCTCAGCCGATCAAGTTCCCCAGTTGAAGACGGATCGCGCAGACGTCGCCACTACCTTTGAGGCCGCCGAAATCGGCGAGCTGCCAATTCCGGATCACAACTTCACCAACCTCCAGCTACTGCTGCCAGGTGCGGTCCAGCTCGGATGGGCCCACGCTGCATCGGAGAATCCGCAGGGATCCAAGCAGATCCAGATCGACGGCCAGGCCTTCGGCGGTGTCAACTACACCCTCGACGGTACCGACAACCAGGACGCAATCCTTGGCATCATCGTTGTGAACCCGAACTCGGAGTCCATGTCGGAAGTCAAGATCGCGACCCAGAACTTCGACGCCGAGTTCGGCAAGGCTGTAGCTTCCGTTCAGACCGTCCAGACCAAGTCGGGAACCAACGCCTTCCACGGAACGGTATTCGATAACCGTGAGAGCAACGCCAATCTCGCCCGCGATCCCTTCACCGTATCGAAAGCTGCCGGATATCCCGGCGGTCTCAAGAATCAGTTCGGTGGCTCGATCGGCGGCCCAGTCCTAAAGGACAAAATCTTCTTCTTTGGCGACTACCAGGGAGTCCGCCAGAAAGTCGGCGGCTCAGGTGTTGGCTCCGTGCCTTCACTGCTCGCCCTGAAGAGTTGTACCGGTGCTGAACTCGCATCCAATGGCTCTGCGGGTTGCGACTTCAGCGAGTATGGACCAGGTGGTGCATCCAACTTCAATCACCAAATCTACGACAACTCAACCGGCACGCCAGTCGCCTTCCAGGGAAACATCATCCCTCTGAGCAAGGTCTCGCCTCAAGCGTTGAACCTCTTCAAACTGCTCCTCGCTGGCGGTTACACTCCGAACACGCCAGGATCAAATAACGGCTACGCGAACAACTATGCGGGCACCGGCACCGGAGCCTTCAATAGCAATCAGTGGGACGTCCGTGGCGACGCAACACTGAACCAGCGGGTCCACGTGTTTGGCCGGTTTAGCCGCTTCACCGACACGCTGACGGGCGCAAGCCTCTTTGGCCCCGCTGGCGGTCCTGGTCTTGGCATCGCCGGTTACGGCGGTGTGTCGACCGGTGCCAACGATTCTTTGGCGCTTGGTACCGACGTCGTGGTCAACTCTAAGCTGGTCACTGACGTTCGTCTCGGCTACTTCCGCTACAACATCATCACGCACAAGAACGATCCGGGTAGTTCAAATCTGCCTTTCCTTGGAGAGAACGTAAACGGGCCGGCTGCAAACCAAGCAATCACGACGAACTACGGAACGCCGGATATCAACATTGCAGACCTCAACGTGACGGGCTTCAGCGCAGGTCCCAACAACGGCCAGAACACCGGCGCGCAGTTTGGAACCGGCTTGAATATGAACCACTGCAACTGCCCCTTGAAAGAGAAGGAAGACCAGTTTCAGATCGTCAATAACTGGACCAAGACGATCGGAAACCACTCCATCAAGTTCGGCGCTGATATCCGCTATGCTCGCAACCTTCGCGTACCCAGCGACGCTGACCGTACCGGTGTCAACAACTTCGGCAACGGCCCCACCTCGGACGGCGTCTCTGGCGGGGGTCTGGGATGGGCCACCTACATCCTTGGCGACGTAACCTCGTTCAATCGCTACGCCAGCACCTCGACCAATGCCAAGGAGTTCCAGCCGCGCGACTTCTTCTATGGCCAGGACACCTGGCGCGCAACGCCAAAGCTGACCATCAACGCCGGGCTGCGCTATGAGTACTACGCCCCGGAGAGGGTAAACGGCAACGGCAACGGGGCCCTGCTGAACCTGCAAACCGGCTACATCAATGTCGCTGGAGAAGGCGGCATCCCCCTGAACATGGGTGTTGCAGCTGCAAAGAACACCTACAACCCGCGTATGGGTGTCGCATACCAGTTCAACGACAAAACGGTCATTCGCGCCGGATACGGACGGAGCTTCGATCTTGGGGTCTTCGGTTCGGACTTTGGTCACGTCGTTACGCAGAACATTCCAGTTCTCGCCAATCAGTCGTTCTCGGGATCGGGTGGCAATACCAGTTACGCCTTCAACTTGTCTGACCCGACGAACACGACAATTCCGGGAGAAGCTAGCCCGGTAAAGAATGCCACAAGCCCGCTATCCGACTACACCCCGCCGGCAGCAAACACCGCAGGCCAAATTCCTATCACGGAAACCCTGCCTGGCACAGCCACCGCAACTAACCCGCTCGGCGCTTCAATTGGGTCCTCTGTCAGCGTCAAGGCTCGCCCCTTCACGGAGCGGCTCCCGACGCTGGATGCGTGGAACATCGCTGTTCAGCGTTCACTCACCCCAACGATGTCGATCGAAGTAGCCTACGTCGGCAACAAGGGAAGCCACACTTTGAGTGATGGCGACGGCAACAATACTGACCCGAACGAATCGGCAATCACACTGCCTGCACAGTACAGCCCCACTGGGAGCGCTCTTCACTACGATCCCGCTGGCGGAACCTGCTATCCAGTCAGCGCGACCTGCACCACTGTAGGTCCGACCACCGCCAACCCTGGCAATCAGTTGCTAATCCCGGCGAGCGGTGCGACGGCTAACCCAACTCTGCTTCAGCGTTACACCAACGGTACACTACCTGCTTGCGGTGGTGGACCTTGCGGATGGACCCAGGGCATCAGCTACTACGGCGATGACCAGGACACGCACTACAACGCGCTGCAGACTAAGTTCACCAAGACGTACACGCACGGTCTAAGCATCAACCTCAACTACGCCTACGCTCACGCGAGCGATGCCGCAAGCGCCTTCTCTACATGGAACAAGCAGGCGGTAATCGGGAATGACAGTGCTGTACGTCGCTCAGCGTTCACCGCGTATGGCTTCTACAAATTGCCTTTCGGCCACGGCGCTCAATTCCTTGGTCACTCAAATGCGATCGTCAACTACCTTGTTGAAGGATGGGAGTACAGCCCCGTATTCCAGTGGCAGAGCGGACTTCCATATTCGTTGAGTTTCTCAACGTGCAGCAATTACGTTCCTGAGCCGTCAGGCAGAAACGGCGCTCCGTGCCAGCCCAACGGCAGCACGAGCGGAATCAAGACCGGTATTCAGGGCACTCCCGGACAAGGTAATCTCTACTTCTTCAGGTCGGTCTTGAGTGCTAGCGATCTCACTGCTGGGAAAAACCTTTGCAATGCAACGTCGGTCTCGGGTGGATTCACCTGCCCAGGTCTGGACACCATCGGCAACATTCGTCGCAACTCGGTCTTCGGCCCGCACTTCTTCAACGCCGATATGTCCATCTCTAAGAACATCACATTCAAGGAGCGTTACGTCGCCCAATTCCGCATGGATGCGTACAACGCGTTCAACCACATCAACCTTGGCAATCCGAACGGTACGATCGATGCTGCTTTGAACAGCGCTGGTTCGATCGGTGGCGGCCCCTTCCCGGCCGGCCTCGGTGGAACCACCAATCCACGGCAGTTGCAGTTCACCCTGCACTTCCAGTTCTAA
- a CDS encoding tetratricopeptide repeat protein, giving the protein MGLSGVIRSMNTAAKCAGTACLLLLFAAPSLAQQSVPANEAPASQPSAAANLITLRKAIDTGHPADALQRIQDLRKSGDQPGLSRLEGLAQYALNDLKAADTAFAAALVADPSDTESAQMRGLTLFRLGRPADAIPLLESAAAKGSLGKADPNYILALCYMDTRRYDDARHAFAAQFGFPPDSAAAYLAAARMLLRREFVPVSQTFAQKSLELDPTLPLAHELLGEIALAGNHLDDAIAEFQKEKARNPLEGSIYDRLGDAYTRAARYDDAQRSLQAALLLEPNATGPYILLGKTMLKKGDAVAAATYLERANQLDPSNYITHSLLGQAYRAMGRSDEASRETATAQRLQAATEPRLDAPH; this is encoded by the coding sequence ATGGGTCTCTCCGGGGTCATTCGCAGCATGAACACCGCAGCAAAATGCGCCGGCACGGCGTGCCTTCTTCTGCTCTTCGCCGCCCCATCTCTCGCTCAGCAATCAGTCCCCGCGAACGAAGCTCCCGCCTCGCAGCCATCAGCAGCAGCGAATCTCATCACCCTCCGGAAGGCCATAGACACGGGCCATCCCGCCGACGCTCTCCAGCGCATTCAGGATCTTCGCAAGTCGGGCGACCAGCCCGGCCTCAGCCGCCTCGAAGGCCTCGCCCAGTACGCCCTCAACGACCTCAAAGCCGCCGACACCGCCTTCGCCGCCGCTCTCGTCGCCGACCCGTCCGACACCGAATCGGCTCAGATGCGTGGCCTCACCCTCTTCCGCCTTGGCCGCCCCGCCGACGCCATCCCGCTGCTCGAATCCGCCGCCGCCAAAGGCAGCCTGGGCAAGGCCGATCCCAACTACATCCTGGCTCTCTGCTACATGGACACCCGTCGCTACGACGACGCGCGCCACGCCTTCGCCGCGCAGTTCGGCTTCCCGCCTGATAGCGCCGCCGCCTATCTAGCCGCCGCCCGCATGTTGCTCCGCAGAGAGTTCGTCCCCGTCTCGCAAACCTTCGCGCAAAAGTCTCTCGAACTCGACCCGACGCTCCCGCTCGCACACGAACTTCTGGGCGAGATCGCCCTCGCAGGCAATCACCTCGACGACGCCATCGCAGAGTTCCAAAAGGAGAAGGCCCGCAATCCACTCGAAGGTTCCATCTACGATCGTCTCGGCGACGCCTACACCCGCGCGGCCCGCTACGACGACGCACAGCGCAGCCTGCAGGCCGCCCTTCTGCTTGAACCCAACGCAACCGGCCCCTACATTCTGCTAGGCAAAACCATGCTGAAGAAGGGGGACGCTGTCGCCGCAGCGACCTATCTCGAACGCGCCAACCAGCTCGACCCCTCCAACTACATCACGCACAGCCTCCTCGGCCAGGCCTACCGCGCGATGGGCCGTTCCGATGAGGCCAGCCGCGAGACCGCCACCGCCCAGAGACTCCAAGCCGCAACCGAGCCCAGGCTCGACGCCCCTCACTAA
- a CDS encoding CRTAC1 family protein, producing the protein MAPPAIGSVTLPAKGEDTATIYQAESTKRMAERLRAVFAATDWKLDPSKPAQRVAYYSELLRTRPLSLEQDTIVRQQLAHEMLGAGDAEGAIRQLEEVRRRWQHAQRTMPADGVKQLGKDLALAYLRLGEQENCATMHGQRACLFPLRSGAVHQMPRGAEGAVRELTALLEANHSDTESQWLLNVAYMQLGRYPKDVPTRWLIPEKTFVSEAALREFPEVAASSGIDITGHAGGVLVEDFDGDGQLDVMVTSSGPLDQMHLFHNNGDGTFTDVTRASGLMGETGGLNLVLTDYNNDGHPDVLVLRGGWWGKQGLYPMSLLRNNGNGTFDDVTEAAGLLLPASSAPTNTAAWADFDGDGWLDLFVGHESSASDPHPSQLFHNNHDGTFTEIAAASGIANLGFVKGVAWGDYNNDGRPDLYISMMYGKNKLFRNDGPRDPSDIRKGWKFTDVTEIAGVAQQSNSFATWFFDYDNDGWPDIYVSGYSLLSSSDVGAFEMGLPVASEKPKLYRNNHDGTFTDVSAQTRLDRAILTMGAGFGDLDNDGWLDIYLGTGDSTFQSLLPNRMFRNDRGQRFQDVTTAGDFGHLQKGHGVAFADLRRSGFEDIFEEMGGAQVGDAYQSALYRNPGNKNHWITLKLEGVRSNRAAFGAKIELTVPTPNGKPRHIFRTVGFGSSFGGNPFEQHIGIGPATIVSEVKVTWPASGLIDSIRTVKADQRYALREGEGKIKQLK; encoded by the coding sequence ATGGCCCCGCCTGCCATAGGCTCCGTCACCCTACCTGCTAAGGGCGAAGACACCGCGACCATCTACCAGGCCGAATCCACGAAACGCATGGCCGAACGCCTCCGCGCCGTCTTTGCAGCCACCGATTGGAAGCTCGACCCCAGCAAGCCCGCACAGCGTGTCGCGTATTACTCGGAGCTCCTCCGCACCAGGCCGCTCTCTCTCGAACAAGACACCATCGTCCGCCAGCAGCTCGCTCACGAGATGCTCGGCGCGGGCGATGCCGAAGGTGCAATCCGCCAGCTTGAAGAGGTCCGCCGGCGCTGGCAGCACGCCCAGCGCACCATGCCCGCCGACGGCGTGAAGCAGCTCGGCAAAGACCTAGCCCTTGCCTACCTCCGCCTCGGCGAGCAGGAGAACTGCGCCACCATGCACGGCCAGCGCGCCTGCCTGTTTCCGCTTCGCTCCGGTGCCGTCCACCAGATGCCACGCGGCGCCGAGGGCGCAGTCCGCGAACTCACCGCCTTGCTAGAAGCCAATCATTCAGACACCGAATCCCAGTGGCTCCTCAACGTCGCCTACATGCAGCTCGGTCGCTACCCCAAAGATGTCCCCACCCGCTGGCTCATCCCGGAGAAGACCTTCGTTTCCGAAGCAGCGCTCCGCGAGTTTCCCGAAGTCGCCGCCTCGTCTGGCATCGACATCACCGGTCACGCCGGCGGTGTCCTGGTCGAAGACTTCGACGGCGACGGCCAACTTGATGTCATGGTCACCTCCTCGGGCCCTCTCGACCAGATGCATCTCTTCCACAATAACGGCGACGGCACCTTCACCGATGTCACTCGCGCCTCCGGTCTCATGGGCGAGACCGGAGGCCTCAATCTCGTCCTCACCGACTACAACAACGACGGCCATCCGGACGTCCTCGTCCTGCGCGGAGGATGGTGGGGCAAGCAGGGCCTCTACCCCATGTCGCTGCTCCGCAACAACGGCAACGGCACGTTTGACGACGTCACCGAAGCCGCCGGCCTGCTCCTGCCCGCTAGCTCCGCGCCGACAAACACCGCCGCCTGGGCAGACTTTGACGGCGACGGCTGGCTTGACCTCTTCGTCGGCCACGAGAGCTCCGCCTCGGACCCTCACCCCTCGCAGCTCTTTCACAACAACCACGACGGCACCTTTACCGAGATCGCCGCGGCCAGCGGTATCGCGAACCTCGGCTTCGTCAAAGGCGTCGCCTGGGGCGACTACAACAACGATGGCCGCCCCGACCTCTACATCTCCATGATGTACGGCAAGAACAAGCTCTTCCGCAACGACGGCCCCCGCGACCCGAGCGACATCCGTAAGGGATGGAAGTTCACCGACGTGACCGAAATCGCCGGTGTCGCGCAGCAATCCAACAGCTTCGCCACCTGGTTCTTCGACTACGACAACGATGGCTGGCCCGACATCTACGTCTCCGGCTACTCTCTTCTCTCCTCAAGTGACGTGGGAGCCTTCGAGATGGGCCTGCCCGTCGCGTCCGAAAAGCCGAAGCTCTATCGCAACAACCACGACGGCACTTTTACCGATGTCAGCGCTCAGACCCGCCTTGACCGCGCCATCCTCACCATGGGCGCGGGCTTCGGCGACCTCGACAACGACGGCTGGCTCGACATCTACCTCGGCACCGGCGACTCCACCTTCCAGTCCCTGCTCCCCAACCGCATGTTCCGCAACGACCGCGGCCAGCGCTTCCAGGACGTCACCACCGCCGGCGACTTCGGCCACCTGCAAAAGGGCCACGGCGTCGCCTTTGCGGACTTACGCCGCTCCGGCTTCGAAGACATCTTCGAGGAGATGGGCGGCGCGCAGGTGGGCGACGCCTACCAGAGCGCCCTCTACCGCAACCCTGGAAATAAGAACCACTGGATCACGCTGAAGCTCGAAGGCGTCCGCTCCAATCGCGCCGCCTTCGGAGCAAAGATCGAGCTTACTGTCCCAACCCCGAACGGCAAGCCCCGCCACATCTTCCGCACGGTCGGCTTCGGCTCCAGCTTCGGCGGCAACCCGTTCGAGCAACACATCGGCATCGGCCCCGCCACCATCGTCAGCGAGGTCAAAGTAACCTGGCCCGCTTCCGGCCTGATCGACAGTATCCGTACCGTGAAAGCCGACCAGCGATACGCCTTACGCGAAGGCGAGGGCAAGATCAAACAACTCAAATAA
- a CDS encoding OmpH family outer membrane protein, with the protein MSALVLARSASLLNGQAPTTATPGIVTLNFNAAVLATGEAQRDLGTLQTKFAPREVQLQKLSDSVEAERMQLNDASVKLSESERAAKLQDLNTKDKQLQREAEDFKNDSQSESQQIFQRIAQKLYGLLQDYSKQHGYSVVIERGTDSSPIVWYVGNSVDITEQVAKAYDLKSGISSSSLPEKPTPGGGAAGTQTKPHTAQQKPQ; encoded by the coding sequence ATGTCTGCACTCGTCCTGGCTCGCTCAGCATCTTTGCTCAACGGCCAGGCTCCTACAACCGCTACGCCAGGCATCGTCACGCTCAACTTCAATGCCGCTGTCTTAGCAACCGGTGAGGCACAGCGAGATCTGGGCACTTTGCAGACGAAGTTTGCGCCCAGGGAGGTGCAACTTCAGAAGCTGAGCGACTCCGTAGAAGCCGAACGAATGCAACTGAACGATGCCTCCGTGAAGCTAAGCGAGTCTGAGCGAGCCGCCAAACTTCAGGATCTAAATACGAAAGACAAGCAGTTGCAAAGAGAGGCTGAAGACTTTAAGAACGACTCTCAATCGGAGTCTCAACAGATATTTCAACGTATCGCGCAAAAACTATATGGCCTGCTTCAGGACTACTCAAAGCAGCATGGCTATTCGGTTGTAATCGAACGAGGGACTGACTCATCGCCAATTGTCTGGTACGTCGGGAACAGCGTGGACATCACAGAGCAGGTTGCCAAAGCGTACGATCTGAAGTCGGGAATCTCTTCATCGAGCCTTCCAGAGAAGCCTACTCCTGGAGGCGGCGCAGCAGGCACACAGACGAAGCCGCATACCGCGCAACAGAAGCCTCAGTGA
- a CDS encoding RNA polymerase sigma factor, protein MNWRFVRADTSSLLGSPEACLEAADLPLLSPETSLIGLVRQRFASDEELAEQLQSGDADALAILFKRHAPLLFGIARRILRNDAEAEDVVQQIFLDVFRSIRQFDSEKGRFKSWLLMFAYQRTFNSRRSQISNKFFVTDPFDDPLVEAGQPGAPEFGRLPIENSILVEQVLSRLQPRQRRTIELIYREGLTAEEVSARTGESVRVVRHNLYRGLEKLRKSFSEQRQTITKAGSI, encoded by the coding sequence ATGAACTGGCGCTTTGTTCGTGCCGACACGAGCTCTCTACTCGGTAGCCCGGAAGCATGCCTTGAAGCGGCAGATCTGCCTCTACTCTCACCTGAGACGTCGCTTATCGGTCTTGTGCGTCAAAGGTTCGCCTCCGATGAGGAACTCGCAGAGCAACTTCAGAGTGGGGACGCCGACGCACTCGCAATTCTCTTCAAGAGACATGCCCCGCTGTTGTTCGGGATTGCCAGACGGATATTGAGGAACGACGCGGAAGCCGAAGACGTGGTCCAGCAGATCTTCCTGGATGTCTTTCGCTCCATTCGTCAGTTCGATTCTGAAAAAGGCAGATTCAAGAGCTGGCTCCTGATGTTTGCTTATCAGCGGACGTTCAACAGTCGACGCTCCCAGATATCGAATAAGTTCTTTGTGACGGACCCGTTTGACGACCCGCTGGTGGAAGCTGGCCAGCCGGGTGCACCCGAATTCGGTCGTCTCCCGATCGAAAATAGCATCCTTGTCGAACAGGTCCTCAGTCGTTTGCAGCCTCGTCAGAGACGGACCATCGAGCTGATCTATCGCGAGGGTCTTACAGCAGAGGAGGTCTCCGCTCGTACTGGTGAAAGCGTTCGCGTAGTTCGACATAATCTCTATCGCGGTCTCGAAAAGCTGCGCAAATCATTCTCTGAACAACGCCAAACGATTACGAAAGCAGGATCGATATGA